In the Mytilus trossulus isolate FHL-02 chromosome 1, PNRI_Mtr1.1.1.hap1, whole genome shotgun sequence genome, one interval contains:
- the LOC134713897 gene encoding ciliary microtubule inner protein 2C-like has product MSRAAGTLITTNNATFIPPRFMPGYQGHCPTTKYDYGETYGEATSKHFQDYRSRVLSASADPYCRGGEFPTYYTHRPETVISNRARNRDRWLLTPKYSLTNVDFDRKEELKSYDRLAQRHREHYVDKSGTVKRTAHFDIPSDAEDQLRRNVKFVIMSTRHSDNINLPYLDHEARRSPLIRRFADRSSQRDREMRDVIFEKR; this is encoded by the exons ATGTCGAGGGCGGCTGGTACACTGATTACAACAAACAATGCAACCTTTATTCCCCCAAGGTTCATGCCTGG gtaCCAAGGCCACTGTCCAACAACAAAATATGATTATGGTGAAACATATGGAGAAGCAACATCAAAGCATTTCCAAGATTACCGTTCCAGAGTTTTAAGTGCATCAGCTGACCCTTACTGTCGCGGTGGTGAATTTCCAACATACTacacacacagaccagaaacaGTCATTAGCAATAGAGCAAGAAATAGGGACAGATGGCTATTAACACCAAAATATTCATTAACAAATGTAGATTTTGATAGAAAAGAAGAATTAAAATCATATGACAGG CTTGCACAGAGACATAGAGAACATTACGTTGACAAATCAGGAACAGTTAAAAGAACTGCACACTTTGATATACCTAGTGATGCTGAAGATCAATTACGTAGAAATGTTAAGTT TGTTATAATGTCTACCCGACATTCAGATAACATCAATCTGCCATACCTAGATCATGAGGCAAGAAGATCACCTCTTATACGAAGATTTGCTGACAGAAGTTCCCAACGAGACAGAGAAATGAGGgatgttatttttgaaaagcGATAA
- the LOC134713907 gene encoding cyanocobalamin reductase / alkylcobalamin dealkylase-like: MTGKNKIMDISELNILTRSISKELECTGFEVKPFKIGWYNDKVDKRFILPETYDTIGYLIISTPSMFENAFLPFISRQECTGVKDPLDQCVAHYFQQIKQKFPNFDIESIHDYELHPNHRPKVLVQTVAHVSGAAYFYQRSDVSEDPWDTKKKMCGVCIHPQYGGWFALRGVLIFKNIECPSLIQENPIDIISTREKRIELLEKFNYCWQDWTYRDLTETIEKYSEDQKQYFATLPKDRKELILSLKSKIKLQSEEIRGS; encoded by the exons ATGACcggtaaaaacaaaatcatggaCATTTCTGAGCTGAATATATTAACAAGATCTATTTCAAAAGAACTTGAATGCACAGGATTCGAAGTTAAACCCTTCAAG ATTGGATGGTATAATGATAAAGTGGATAAAAGATTTATACTGCCAGAGACCTATGATACAATTGGATATTTGATCATTAGTACCCCTTCTATGTTTGAGAATGCTTTCTTACCATTTATCAGCAGACAAGAATGTACTGGTGTCAAAGATCCATTAGATCAGTGTGTGGCTCATTATTTCCAACAGATTAAACAG aaATTTCCCAATTTCGACATAGAATCAATACACGACTATGAGCTTCATCCAAACCACAGACCCAAAGTTTTGGTGCAGACTGTAGCCCATGTCTCTGGGGCGGCTTATTTTTATCAAAGATCAGATGTTTCTGAAGATCCTTGGGACACAAAAAAG aAGATGTGTGGCGTCTGTATTCATCCACAATATGGAGGCTGGTTTGCCCTACGAGGagttcttatatttaaaaacattgaatGTCCAAGTCTCATACAAGAAAACCCAATAGATATCATTTCAACTCGTGAAAAGAGAATAGAACTTTTGGAAAAGTTTAATTATTGTTGGCAAGACTGGACTTACAGAGATCTAACAGAAACCATTGAAAAATATTCTGAAGACCAAAAACAATATTTCGCCACTCTTCCTAAAGATAGAAAAGAACTAATTTTATCTCTGaagagtaaaataaaattacaaagtGAAGAAATTAGAGGATCGTAA